The Variovorax paradoxus genome window below encodes:
- a CDS encoding aminotransferase class III-fold pyridoxal phosphate-dependent enzyme codes for MPSVSPAASSTSSNRHDLQLRQRAAKVVPGGMTGHLNAASLPAGYPQFFERGQGCRVWDVDGNEYIDFMCSWGPNLLGHHHPVVDEAARKQQALGDCLDGPTARFVELAERFVARSAHADWVLFQKNGTDATTVCLMVARAATGKRKVLVATKAYHGADPWCTPIPQGITPEDRAHLIHYTYNDIASLEAAVAQAGTDLAAIVCAAFKHDLGIDQELPTPEFARRARELCDQAGAALILDEVRAGFRVHAGGSWETVGVRPDLSAWSKSIANGYALAAVTGVDALREAATRIYTTGSFWSGGVAMAAGLATIEVADAQDVVGHVQAMGQRFRDGIAAQSASHGVPVRQTGPAALPLILFDEDPGFDKGAVFTVEALRRGVYLHPKHNMFLSLAHTVQDIDRALQATDAAFAAVAQRFGHR; via the coding sequence ATGCCGTCCGTGTCTCCCGCCGCCTCGTCCACCTCGTCGAACCGTCACGATCTCCAGCTTCGGCAGCGCGCCGCCAAGGTCGTGCCCGGCGGCATGACGGGGCATCTGAATGCGGCCTCGCTGCCCGCGGGCTATCCGCAGTTCTTCGAGCGCGGCCAGGGCTGCCGCGTCTGGGACGTCGACGGCAACGAATACATCGACTTCATGTGCAGCTGGGGGCCGAACCTACTGGGCCATCACCATCCGGTGGTCGATGAAGCCGCGCGCAAGCAGCAGGCGCTGGGCGACTGCCTCGACGGCCCCACGGCGCGCTTCGTCGAGCTGGCCGAACGCTTCGTCGCGCGCAGCGCCCATGCCGACTGGGTGCTGTTCCAGAAGAACGGCACCGACGCCACCACCGTCTGCCTGATGGTGGCGCGCGCGGCCACGGGCAAGCGCAAGGTGCTGGTCGCGACCAAGGCCTATCACGGCGCCGATCCCTGGTGCACGCCGATCCCGCAGGGCATCACGCCCGAGGACCGCGCGCACCTGATCCACTACACCTACAACGACATCGCGAGCCTCGAGGCTGCCGTCGCACAGGCGGGCACGGACCTCGCAGCCATCGTCTGCGCCGCTTTCAAGCACGACCTGGGCATCGACCAGGAGCTGCCCACGCCCGAGTTCGCGCGCCGTGCCCGCGAACTCTGCGACCAGGCCGGCGCCGCGCTGATCCTCGACGAGGTGCGCGCGGGCTTCCGCGTGCATGCGGGCGGCAGCTGGGAGACCGTGGGCGTGCGCCCCGACCTCAGCGCCTGGAGCAAGTCGATCGCCAATGGCTACGCGCTCGCGGCCGTGACCGGTGTCGATGCGCTGCGCGAAGCGGCCACGCGCATCTACACCACGGGTTCGTTCTGGTCGGGTGGCGTGGCGATGGCCGCGGGCCTGGCGACGATCGAAGTGGCCGATGCGCAGGACGTGGTGGGACATGTACAGGCCATGGGCCAGCGCTTCAGAGACGGCATCGCCGCGCAGTCCGCGAGCCATGGCGTGCCGGTGCGACAGACCGGCCCGGCGGCATTGCCGCTGATCCTGTTCGACGAGGACCCGGGCTTCGACAAGGGCGCGGTGTTCACGGTCGAGGCGCTGCGCCGCGGCGTCTACCTGCATCCGAAGCACAACATGTTCCTGTCGCTGGCACACACCGTGCAAGACATCGATCGGGCCCTGCAGGCCACCGACGCGGCCTTCGCCGCCGTCGCCCAACGCTTCGGCCACCGCTGA
- a CDS encoding tripartite tricarboxylate transporter substrate binding protein, giving the protein MPSTTIPFNPRRRRALAIGAAAFLPAPFAWAQGYPTKPIRLILPNAPGSSVDNMARQLSVGLGAALGQSIVVENVPGSGGLIGIGQMLRAPRDGYTIGMVANNYAIGPSLYRLPYDPARDIVPVSLLVTGPMVLVTHPALPARTLADFIALAKSRPAEKSLSFGSAGVGTVGHLAGELMATSADVKLLHVPYKGNNNFTTDLVGGQLDAGFIAAGVAMPLVRQGSLRALALTTPKRLALMPEVPPMAEAGLPGFDLGGWQAMIAPAGIPAPALERLNAEIVRVLKSKEVSRFVEEQGSQVVASSPAEAGKLIARDIARYADLSRRLGLKPEN; this is encoded by the coding sequence ATGCCATCGACGACCATCCCTTTCAACCCGCGGCGCCGTCGCGCGCTGGCCATCGGTGCCGCCGCGTTCCTGCCCGCTCCCTTCGCGTGGGCGCAGGGCTATCCGACGAAGCCGATCCGGCTGATCCTGCCCAATGCGCCGGGCTCCTCGGTCGACAACATGGCGCGCCAGCTCTCGGTCGGACTCGGCGCCGCGCTCGGCCAGTCGATCGTGGTCGAGAACGTGCCCGGCTCGGGCGGGCTGATCGGCATCGGCCAGATGCTGCGCGCGCCGCGCGACGGCTACACCATCGGCATGGTGGCGAACAACTACGCGATCGGTCCCAGCCTCTATCGGCTGCCCTATGACCCCGCCAGGGACATCGTCCCGGTGTCGCTGCTGGTGACGGGGCCGATGGTGCTGGTCACGCATCCCGCGCTGCCCGCCCGCACGCTCGCGGATTTCATCGCGCTCGCGAAGTCGCGGCCGGCCGAGAAGTCCCTGAGCTTCGGCAGCGCGGGCGTGGGCACCGTCGGCCACCTCGCGGGCGAGCTGATGGCGACGTCGGCCGACGTGAAGCTGCTGCATGTGCCCTACAAGGGCAACAACAACTTCACCACCGACCTCGTCGGCGGGCAGCTCGATGCCGGCTTCATCGCGGCGGGCGTCGCGATGCCGCTGGTCAGACAGGGCAGCCTGCGCGCGCTGGCGCTCACCACGCCGAAGCGCCTGGCGCTGATGCCTGAGGTTCCGCCGATGGCCGAGGCCGGCTTGCCCGGTTTCGATCTCGGCGGCTGGCAGGCGATGATCGCGCCGGCCGGCATTCCGGCGCCGGCGCTCGAGCGGCTCAACGCGGAGATCGTTCGGGTGCTGAAGTCGAAGGAGGTCTCCCGCTTCGTCGAGGAGCAGGGCAGCCAGGTGGTGGCGAGTTCGCCGGCGGAGGCCGGGAAGCTGATTGCACGCGACATCGCGCGCTATGCGGACTTGTCGCGCCGCCTCGGTCTGAAGCCCGAGAATTGA
- a CDS encoding GntR family transcriptional regulator: MATPVINVVERTNLASQIYEHLREQLMSATFQPGQRLKIRDLAKTMGTSETPVREALIQLVRDRALEMKEGYFIRVRQLSLAEYLELRDIRFALEPLAAERAVPLLDNATIKQLTESHRLLVRAEKTKDYRAALQHNFDFHFGIYRHSGMPQLTELLDRIWVQVGPMLNFLYPHGHPTYEAEHQHVNVLRGLQQRDTAMVRKAIEDDLIEGGRDFVRVLKEIDANPARAEELLALRNQQPPSSRKKSPT; the protein is encoded by the coding sequence ATGGCAACCCCCGTCATCAACGTGGTCGAACGCACCAACCTCGCGAGCCAGATCTACGAGCATCTGCGCGAGCAGCTGATGTCGGCCACTTTCCAGCCGGGCCAGCGCCTGAAGATCCGCGACCTGGCCAAGACGATGGGCACCAGCGAGACGCCGGTGCGCGAGGCCCTGATCCAGCTGGTGCGCGACCGTGCGCTCGAGATGAAGGAGGGCTACTTCATCCGCGTGCGCCAGCTCTCGCTGGCCGAGTACCTCGAGCTGCGCGACATCCGCTTCGCGCTCGAGCCGCTGGCGGCCGAGCGTGCCGTGCCCCTGCTCGACAACGCCACGATCAAGCAGTTGACGGAAAGCCATCGCCTGCTGGTGCGCGCGGAGAAGACCAAGGACTACCGCGCGGCGCTGCAGCACAACTTCGATTTCCACTTCGGCATCTACCGCCACTCGGGCATGCCGCAGCTCACCGAGCTGCTGGACCGCATCTGGGTGCAGGTCGGACCGATGCTGAACTTCCTCTACCCGCACGGTCATCCGACCTATGAAGCCGAGCACCAGCACGTGAACGTGCTGCGCGGCCTGCAGCAGCGCGACACGGCGATGGTGCGCAAGGCCATCGAGGACGACCTGATCGAGGGCGGCCGCGACTTCGTGCGCGTGCTGAAGGAAATCGACGCCAATCCCGCGCGCGCCGAGGAACTGCTCGCGCTGCGCAACCAGCAACCCCCCTCCAGCAGAAAGAAAAGCCCGACATGA
- a CDS encoding LysR family transcriptional regulator has protein sequence MKQLEFTTLRLFAAVAEAGSLSAAAEKSNIAVAAVSKRISDLESSTGSQFFYRHARGMTLTPAGRALLQHARQILFGVDRMHMDLSQYALGAKGLVRVAATGSAVTQFLPGELKRFGDLHPNIAIDLSEWTSEQIVDAVLDGRVDMGIFIGPSGNDAITTHPYHTDRLCLVVPKGHLFAARASVRFADTLDEDFIGLSPSSSIAQHLMAASGGKLKVRINVRGCDALCRMVAEGLGIGVSPYLIVRHYVSATPVELVALEDDWAQRQLLIGIRSGDDGLSGAAQSFLAHCIEAARRSCD, from the coding sequence ATGAAGCAACTCGAGTTCACCACCCTGCGCCTCTTCGCCGCCGTCGCGGAGGCCGGCAGCCTTTCGGCGGCCGCGGAGAAAAGCAATATCGCGGTGGCGGCGGTCAGCAAGCGCATCAGCGATCTCGAGAGTTCGACGGGCAGCCAGTTCTTCTATCGCCATGCGCGCGGCATGACGCTCACGCCCGCGGGGCGTGCCTTGCTGCAGCACGCCAGGCAGATCCTGTTCGGCGTCGATCGCATGCACATGGATCTGAGCCAGTACGCGCTCGGCGCGAAGGGGCTGGTGCGCGTGGCGGCGACGGGCTCGGCGGTCACGCAATTCCTGCCGGGCGAGCTCAAGCGCTTCGGCGACCTGCATCCGAACATCGCCATCGACCTGTCGGAATGGACGAGCGAGCAGATCGTCGACGCCGTGCTCGACGGGCGCGTGGACATGGGCATCTTCATCGGGCCCAGCGGCAACGATGCGATCACGACCCATCCCTACCATACCGATCGGCTGTGCCTGGTGGTGCCCAAGGGCCACCTCTTCGCCGCGCGCGCCAGCGTGCGCTTCGCCGACACGCTGGACGAGGACTTCATCGGCCTGTCGCCCAGCAGCTCGATCGCGCAGCACCTGATGGCGGCGAGCGGCGGCAAGCTCAAGGTGCGCATCAACGTGCGCGGCTGCGATGCGTTGTGCCGGATGGTGGCCGAGGGCCTGGGCATCGGCGTGAGCCCCTACCTGATCGTGCGGCACTACGTGTCGGCCACGCCGGTCGAGCTGGTGGCGCTCGAGGACGATTGGGCGCAGCGCCAGCTGCTGATCGGCATCCGTTCGGGCGACGACGGCTTGTCGGGGGCCGCGCAGTCCTTTCTCGCGCACTGCATCGAGGCGGCCAGGCGCTCCTGCGACTGA
- a CDS encoding DUF4387 family protein, with the protein MTRPDPSSYDVRSKNAGPFWLTIDIFCHDARAFRALCDEPRLQSDEIARLLRGDAASVKVFRIEALNVIKISLPRPVVQGSLEDRDLHGAQWAHLVQESLARG; encoded by the coding sequence GTGACCCGCCCCGATCCTTCCAGCTACGACGTACGGTCCAAGAATGCCGGGCCGTTCTGGCTCACCATCGACATCTTCTGCCACGATGCCCGGGCCTTCCGGGCGCTGTGCGACGAGCCGCGGCTGCAGTCCGACGAGATCGCCCGGCTGCTGCGCGGCGATGCCGCCAGCGTGAAGGTGTTTCGCATCGAGGCGCTCAACGTCATCAAGATCAGCCTGCCGAGGCCGGTGGTGCAGGGTTCGCTCGAGGACCGCGACCTGCATGGCGCGCAGTGGGCTCATCTCGTGCAGGAATCGCTGGCGCGCGGTTGA
- a CDS encoding porin codes for MKPSLAATAAVAAACAASAASAQSSILMFGVVDTAIGAFSSRAEPSLRTLAADPAAAARGGISLRRNAMINSGHNSSRFGFRGTEDLGGGLAASFWLEAPISNDDGQTGIASFSRRSTVSLSGGFGEIRLGRDYTPTFWNDSVMDPFGQVGPGTNLLLAASTSEPGFGANGNYARVGNSVGYFLPKDLGGFYGQLMYGFHENTRYAPGDSTPPGIGPSGRLNAGAVPAVRAGRYVGGRFGYASGPLDIAVAYSANTVADNFYAGTTDSVRTANLGVAYDFEVAKLTAEVSRVERVRKYAQQPVVGAVPDTKLSGYLLGVQVPVGPGLIRASYARVRYDLNAAFPAADPSASKLAIGYVHNLSKRTALYVTAARVRNRNGAALTVGGAPAFTATAGYVPATSTGYVMGVRHAF; via the coding sequence ATGAAACCAAGCCTTGCCGCGACCGCGGCAGTCGCTGCGGCCTGCGCCGCTTCCGCCGCTTCGGCGCAGTCGTCGATTCTCATGTTCGGCGTGGTCGACACGGCCATCGGCGCATTCTCGAGCCGCGCCGAGCCCTCCTTGCGCACGCTCGCCGCTGACCCCGCGGCGGCGGCGCGCGGTGGCATCAGCCTGCGCCGCAACGCGATGATCAATTCGGGCCACAACTCGAGCCGCTTCGGCTTTCGAGGCACGGAGGATCTCGGCGGCGGACTGGCCGCGAGCTTCTGGCTCGAGGCACCGATCTCGAACGACGACGGCCAGACCGGCATCGCCTCGTTCTCGCGCCGCTCCACCGTCAGCCTGTCGGGCGGCTTCGGCGAGATCCGCCTGGGCCGCGACTACACGCCCACCTTCTGGAACGACTCGGTGATGGACCCCTTCGGCCAAGTCGGGCCGGGAACGAACCTGCTGCTGGCGGCCAGCACGAGCGAGCCGGGCTTCGGTGCCAACGGCAATTACGCGCGCGTCGGCAATTCGGTGGGCTACTTCCTGCCGAAGGATCTCGGTGGCTTTTACGGGCAGCTGATGTACGGCTTCCACGAGAACACGCGCTACGCGCCGGGCGACAGCACGCCGCCGGGCATCGGGCCATCCGGCCGGCTCAATGCCGGCGCGGTGCCGGCGGTGCGTGCCGGCCGCTATGTCGGCGGGCGTTTCGGCTATGCGAGCGGTCCGCTCGACATCGCCGTGGCCTACAGCGCCAACACCGTGGCCGACAACTTCTATGCGGGAACCACGGACAGCGTGCGCACGGCCAATCTCGGCGTGGCCTACGACTTCGAGGTGGCCAAGCTCACGGCGGAGGTCTCGCGCGTGGAGCGCGTGCGCAAGTACGCGCAGCAGCCTGTCGTGGGCGCCGTGCCGGACACGAAGCTTTCGGGCTATCTGCTCGGCGTCCAGGTGCCGGTCGGGCCGGGCCTGATCCGCGCGTCGTACGCGCGGGTGCGCTACGACCTGAACGCGGCGTTCCCCGCAGCCGATCCCTCGGCGTCGAAGCTCGCGATCGGCTACGTGCACAACCTCTCGAAGCGAACGGCGCTCTATGTCACGGCCGCGCGGGTGCGCAACCGCAACGGGGCTGCATTGACCGTCGGCGGGGCGCCCGCGTTCACGGCAACCGCGGGCTATGTGCCCGCGACCTCGACCGGCTACGTGATGGGTGTGCGGCACGCCTTCTGA